Within the Candidatus Thermoplasmatota archaeon genome, the region CGTTCTGGCGCGCCACGCGCATGATCTCCCAGACCACGCGAAGCGGGGTGTCCGTCCAGACCGGGCAGGCCTTCTCCGTCACGAACTCCTCGACCGGGCGCTTGGTGCTCGACTCCGCGATGACCTTGAGCACGTCGCTTGGGCTGAGAACGCCCACGAGCTCGTCGGCCACGACGACGGGGAGCCCGTGGATGCGCTTCTCGTGGAAGATGCGCGCCGCCTTCGAGACCTCGTCCTTGGGCGAGATCGTGACGGGTCCTTGCGTCATGAGAAGCGCGATCTGCTCCTCGTCGGGGCGGCGGAAGATGTCGCTGCGCGTCACGACGCCCATGAGCTTTCGGGTCTTGGACTTCACGACGGGGACGCCGGAGACGGAGTGCTGGACGAGGAGTTTGAGAACGTCGTTCCGGTGGCCGGGAACTTCCGCCACAATCGGGTCCTTCGTCATGAGCTCTTCAACGCGCATCCGGTTTCACCTCTGGCGCCGCCGCGCGGACGACCCGCGACAGCCGCGCACGTGCCCCAAGGACGCTCTCAAACGGATCGCCGAGGTCGTCGAAGACGGCAAACGCCGGGACGCCCCCGGGGGCGAGGGGGTTAACGCTGGCTTCGCGGTTTAAAGCTTTCCAGCCGCCAAGCGTCAGACTCTCCAACAACGCGTCGTCGGGCGCGGCGCCGCGCTCGCGAAGCCGCCGCGCTTCCGCGAAGACGTCGCCGTCCGCGAGCATGGCGTTGTCCGTTCCGAGGCCCACCACGCAGCCGGCCTTGCGCGCTCGGGCGAACGGAGCGGAGAGGCCCCAGTGCTCGTTGGCGCGCGGCGTGACGACAAGCGGGATGCCCGCCGAAGCGAGCGCGCGCAGGTCGTCGTCGGTCGCCGCGCACATGTGCACGACGAAGTCGGGCGCAAGATCGAGGATGCGCTCGATGGGCTCGCGGACCCCTTCGCTTGCGTGGAGCGCGAAGAGCTTCCCGGCGTTGCGCGCGGCGCGGGCGAGCCGACGGGCGTGCTGCCACGGAACGTCCCGGATCGCCGAAAGGCCGATGCCGTCGCACGCGCGCACGAGCTCGGCAAGCTCGGCGTCGCTCGGGTTGGCCGTGTCCGGTCGACCCAGCACGATGGCCGGAAAGCCGGGCGGCGCAGCTGCCCGCAGGAGACGGGCGCCTTCGACGCCACCCTCTCGAAAATCGACGATGCCGCCCATGCCGGCGCCGGCGGCCGCGCGCAGGTGATCGCGCATGCCCGCGGCGAGCTCGTCCGTGGGCGTCTGGCGCAGCCAACGGTGCTTGAGGCCGTCCGGCGGCGCGACAACGGTTGCGAGGTCGCGGGGGATCGCGCGCCCGGCAAACGCGGCGTCGCCGGCGTGCGTGTGGGCGTTGAGCGGGCAGGGGACGACGACGCCCTCGGCCAGCGGCGGCCGGGGCGGCCTGCCGCGGCCCAACTGCACCGAGGAGCCGTCGATGCCAAGCCAGCCTTCCACGAACCGCGTTCCGTCGTGGATGCGGCCGGCAAGGACGTGCATCGCGAAGCGAGCGGGTCCCGCCGCAAAAGGGTTTGCCTAAACCTTGTAGAAGTAGCCGAGGGCGAGGAGGAAGATGCCCGTTCCAAACGTGAGGGCGAGCACGATGTACGGGTTGATCTTGAGGTTCGTGTCCTCTTCCGCGTCGAAGTAGCGGATGAGGCCGGCCGCCTGCTGGAAGCCCGGACCCTTGTCCTTCTTCGCCATGGAATCGAGGATGCCGGGCTCGGGTACTTAAGCGTTGCTTGCCCGGGACGCCCGGTGCGTGCGAGGTCGAAGCCCGCCGACAAGCTCGTGGAGGAGAACGACCGCGGCGCAGGCCCATGCGGCCGGCGTCAAGGAGGCCGCGATGGCGAGGGGGAGGCCGCTTCCGGGCGGGAGGCTGTCCACCGGCGAGGCGCCCCACGCGAGGCCTACGGCGAGCAGGGCAAGCGCGCCAAGCGAAGTCGCCGCAAACGAAGCGCGCCGCGTCGGGCCCGCAAGCGTCGCGCGAAGGAGCACGCCGGGAGCAAAGCCGAGCCAACCAAGCGGAAGCAGAGCCGGCACGCGGAACCGTGCAGGAGAGCCGGGCTCGAAGTCCAGGACGAGCCCCGCCCCAAGGAGAAGGGCTACAAGCGGGGCGATCGCGAGCGCGGCGGGGGCGAAAGAAAGCCACCGATGCGGACGTGCGCGGAGCGCTTCTGCGAAAAGGATGGCTGCGACCGCAAGCCACCCGGCCACAATCGAAAGAGGACTCCCGGCGGCCGCCGACGCGGCGAGAGTCGACAGAAGCAGGGCCGGTACGAACAGGCTTCCCATCGCCTCCCGGCTCGCGGCTCGTTCACTTCATCTCTTTGGTCAGTCCGTTGTACCGGGAGCCATCTCCGCGGAAAGCCACCTCCGAGAATCGAACTCGGGACCTTCTGATTACAAGTC harbors:
- a CDS encoding amidohydrolase family protein; the encoded protein is MHVLAGRIHDGTRFVEGWLGIDGSSVQLGRGRPPRPPLAEGVVVPCPLNAHTHAGDAAFAGRAIPRDLATVVAPPDGLKHRWLRQTPTDELAAGMRDHLRAAAGAGMGGIVDFREGGVEGARLLRAAAPPGFPAIVLGRPDTANPSDAELAELVRACDGIGLSAIRDVPWQHARRLARAARNAGKLFALHASEGVREPIERILDLAPDFVVHMCAATDDDLRALASAGIPLVVTPRANEHWGLSAPFARARKAGCVVGLGTDNAMLADGDVFAEARRLRERGAAPDDALLESLTLGGWKALNREASVNPLAPGGVPAFAVFDDLGDPFESVLGARARLSRVVRAAAPEVKPDAR
- a CDS encoding CBS domain-containing protein, whose translation is MRVEELMTKDPIVAEVPGHRNDVLKLLVQHSVSGVPVVKSKTRKLMGVVTRSDIFRRPDEEQIALLMTQGPVTISPKDEVSKAARIFHEKRIHGLPVVVADELVGVLSPSDVLKVIAESSTKRPVEEFVTEKACPVWTDTPLRVVWEIMRVARQNAVPILDDKGALVGIVADSDLFKKSQVEDLVKKGKLGLDEENWDGFRTVMPLYLANSKIEIPSAPVKDVMVRDIQTVFLRTSVSEAAKKMRRYKINQLPIVDTEDRLVGIITDLDLMRAEA
- a CDS encoding preprotein translocase subunit Sec61beta, translating into MAKKDKGPGFQQAAGLIRYFDAEEDTNLKINPYIVLALTFGTGIFLLALGYFYKV